From Scomber japonicus isolate fScoJap1 chromosome 22, fScoJap1.pri, whole genome shotgun sequence, one genomic window encodes:
- the LOC128383857 gene encoding claudin domain-containing protein 1-like isoform X2, whose amino-acid sequence MVDNRYATALVIACVLSILATVYLSVAIGTQHWYQYSSPTVRGEANVSELRSLYEEFMDGEFDEKTYSDTLFRLNGTVGLWWRCVLVPVSTHWHKESDAKMVLECRSFTLPQQFTPKYKEPGNHNSGEDLVRTYLWRCQFLLPLISLALVVLAGLTGFCACLCRSLAPTLGIGVLHLLAGLCSLATVCCYLAGMDLLHRVSMLPDKVDGSLGWSLYLALISSPLHMMAAALLVWAARSHSQNYYRMTAYRVA is encoded by the exons ATGGTTGACAATCGCTACGCCACAGCTCTGGTCATCGCCTGTGTGCTAAGCATACTGGCCACCGTGTATCTGTCGGTGGCCATCGGGACGCAGCACTGGTACCAGTACAGCAGCCCCACCGTGCGCGGAGAGGCCAACGTGTCCGAGTTGCGCTCCCTGTATGAGGAGTTCATGGACGGGGAGTTTGATGAGAAAACCTACAGTGACACCTTGTTCCGTCTCAACGGGACCGTGGGCCTCTGGTGGCGGTGTGTACTCGTTCCTGTCAGCACACACTGGCACAAAGAGTCAG aTGCCAAGATGGTGCTGGAGTGTCGGAGCTTCACTCTACCTCAGCAGTTCACTCCTAAATATAAAGAACCAGGAAACCACAATAGCGGAGAGGACTTGGTGCGCACCT ACCTGTGGAGGTGCCAATTTCTGCTGCCACTGATCTCTCTGGCCCTTGTGGTGTTGGCAGGCCTGACTGGGTTCTGTGCCTGCCTCTGCCGAAGTCTCGCACCCACACTTGGCATAGGAGTCCTTCACCTGCTGGCTG GTCTCTGCTCCTTAGCCACAGTTTGCTGCTACCTAGCAGGGATGGACCTGCTCCACCGGGTGTCGATGCTGCCCGACAAGGTGGATGGCTCCCTGGGTTGGTCCCTCTATTTGGCCCTCATTTCTTCACCGCTCCACATGATGGCCGCCGCGCTGCTGGTGTGGGCAGCACGCAGCCACAGTCAGAACTACTACCGCATGACCGCCTACCGGGTGGCGTAG
- the LOC128383857 gene encoding claudin domain-containing protein 1-like isoform X1, which translates to MVDNRYATALVIACVLSILATVYLSVAIGTQHWYQYSSPTVRGEANVSELRSLYEEFMDGEFDEKTYSDTLFRLNGTVGLWWRCVLVPVSTHWHKESGRTKYAKMVLECRSFTLPQQFTPKYKEPGNHNSGEDLVRTYLWRCQFLLPLISLALVVLAGLTGFCACLCRSLAPTLGIGVLHLLAGLCSLATVCCYLAGMDLLHRVSMLPDKVDGSLGWSLYLALISSPLHMMAAALLVWAARSHSQNYYRMTAYRVA; encoded by the exons ATGGTTGACAATCGCTACGCCACAGCTCTGGTCATCGCCTGTGTGCTAAGCATACTGGCCACCGTGTATCTGTCGGTGGCCATCGGGACGCAGCACTGGTACCAGTACAGCAGCCCCACCGTGCGCGGAGAGGCCAACGTGTCCGAGTTGCGCTCCCTGTATGAGGAGTTCATGGACGGGGAGTTTGATGAGAAAACCTACAGTGACACCTTGTTCCGTCTCAACGGGACCGTGGGCCTCTGGTGGCGGTGTGTACTCGTTCCTGTCAGCACACACTGGCACAAAGAGTCAG GCAGAACCAAAT aTGCCAAGATGGTGCTGGAGTGTCGGAGCTTCACTCTACCTCAGCAGTTCACTCCTAAATATAAAGAACCAGGAAACCACAATAGCGGAGAGGACTTGGTGCGCACCT ACCTGTGGAGGTGCCAATTTCTGCTGCCACTGATCTCTCTGGCCCTTGTGGTGTTGGCAGGCCTGACTGGGTTCTGTGCCTGCCTCTGCCGAAGTCTCGCACCCACACTTGGCATAGGAGTCCTTCACCTGCTGGCTG GTCTCTGCTCCTTAGCCACAGTTTGCTGCTACCTAGCAGGGATGGACCTGCTCCACCGGGTGTCGATGCTGCCCGACAAGGTGGATGGCTCCCTGGGTTGGTCCCTCTATTTGGCCCTCATTTCTTCACCGCTCCACATGATGGCCGCCGCGCTGCTGGTGTGGGCAGCACGCAGCCACAGTCAGAACTACTACCGCATGACCGCCTACCGGGTGGCGTAG
- the LOC128383881 gene encoding N-acyl-aromatic-L-amino acid amidohydrolase (carboxylate-forming) B-like produces MEVEEVVSLPRLSRVAVCGGTHGNELSGVYLVRELLKVQKKEEEQGDPPMSVLMVLSNPRAMLQCRRYIDTDLNRCFTHAILNGPLSDMAPLEMIRSRELNAMLGPKGSPEAMDFVCDLHNTTANMGLCLIAYSDSDWICLHIFKHLQRLMPDIPVRYIHFDVSHKESYSLDSVGKHGFAIEIGPQPHGVVRSNVYTAMKLGVQHMLDWIRFFNSGATIEGGFVEVYTMVKHIDYPRDKETHHITAAIHPQLQDRDFCPLHPGDPLFQTFSGETLRYKGSEPLYPFFINECAYYEKGIALSLARKKCVKIPAIRVQTEEEQLANPQAYDSEDED; encoded by the exons ATGGAGGTAGAGGAGGTGGTGAGTCTGCCAAGGTTGTCCCGGGTTGCTGTATGCGGCGGTACCCATGGCAACGAGCTGTCTGGGGTGTATTTGGTGAGAGAGCTGCTGAAGGtacagaagaaggaggaggagcaaggTGATCCGCCTATGTCAGTGTTGATGGTGCTGTCGAACCCGCGGGCCATGCTGCAGTGCCGTAGATACATCGACACCGACTTGAACCGCTGCTTCACCCACGCCATCCTCAA TGGTCCCTTATCAGATATGGCCCCCCTCGAGATGATCAGGTCCAGAGAACTGAACGCCATGCTGGGGCCTAAAGGGAGTCCTGAGGCGATGGATTTTGTTTGTGACCTCCACAACACCACTGCCAACATGGGCCTGTGCCTCATCGCTTACTCAGACAGTGACTGGATCTGCCTGCACATATTCAAACATCTGCAG AGGCTGATGCCAGATATACCAGTGAGGTACATCCATTTTGACGTCTCCCATAAAGAATCATATTCTCTAGATTCAGTTGGGAAACACGGATTTG CCATTGAGATCGGTCCTCAGCCCCATGGTGTGGTGAGGTCAAACGTCTACACAGCCATGAAACTTGGGGTCCAACACATGCTTGATTGGATCCGTTTCTTCAACTCAG GTGCTACTATTGAAGGAGGATTTGTTGAGGTGTACACCATGGTTAAACACATTGACTATCCAAGAGACAAAGAGACTCACCACATCACAGCAGCAATTCATCCTCAACTCCAG GACCGAGATTTCTGTCCGCTCCATCCTGGGGACCCTCTGTTTCAGACTTTCTCTGGTGAAACGCTGAGGTATAAAGGGAGCGAACCTCTTTATCCCTTCTTCATCAATGAATGTGCATATTACGAAAAGGGCATTGCTCTCTCCCTGGCAAGAAAGAAGTGTGTGAAGATTCCCGCAATCCGGGTGCAGACAGAAGAGGAGCAACTAGCTAACCCCCAGGCGTACGATTCAGAAGACGAGGACTGA
- the LOC128383730 gene encoding oxysterol-binding protein 1-like isoform X1, translating to MSEPKTPTPTPAGDTYKGWVFKWTNYIKGYQRRWFVLSNGLLSYYRTQAEMGHTCRGTINLATATITVDDACNFVISNGGAQTYHLKASCEVERQRWITALELAKAKAARMQAESDDSGDDFSPSSPPAAPGQGGASQNSEVQSALRTLGSKVEDLSTCNDLISKHGSALQRSLSELDSLRLTGEAGDKIRQVTERATLFRITSNAMINACRDFLALAQAHSKRWQKALQAERDQRVRLEETLEQLAKQHNHLERAFRGASQSNTATDSKSASGPGKGEASDEDDDNEFFDAMEEAPEFITVPADPQLHKRSSSNVSGFNSEMCADDQSLNEEPLAMNQESPSQELVPLKKRRTRIPDKPNYSLNLWSIMKNCIGKELSKIPMPVNFNEPISMLQRLSEDLEYHELLDKAAKCQSTLEQMCYVAAFSVSSYSTTVHRTGKPFNPLLGETFELDRRRESGYRSLCEQVSHHPPAAAHHVISDRGWTLRQEITVASKFRGKYLSIMPLGTIHAIFEKGNNHYTWKKVTTTVHNIIVGKLWIDQSGEIDVVNHTTGDRCHLKFAPYSYFSRDVARKVTGVVMDKDGKAHYVLSGTWDEKMEFSRVMQSSRGGENGTEGKQKTVYQTLKAREVWRKNPILDGAESMYFFTALALTLNEPEEGMAPTDSRRRPDQRLMEDGRWEEANAEKQRLEEKQRIARREREREAASQRTSSQSEEGETIDEDSLTDPSLKSAPHDSYRALWFDRCEDKITGEQVHIYKGGYWETKDRGTWEGCPDIF from the exons GACCCAGGCAGAAATGGGCCACACGTGTCGGGGCACTATCAACCTGGCCACGGCAACCATCACTGTGGACGACGCCTGCAACTTTGTCATCTCCAACGGCGGGGCACAGACTTATCACTTGAAAGCCAGCTGCGAGGTGGAACGTCAGCGTTGGATCACCGCCCTGGAGCTGGCCAAAGCCAAAGCAGCCCGCATGCAGGCTGAGTCAG ACGACTCGGGGGACGACTTCTCACCATCGTCTCCTCCGGCGGCGCCTGGACAAGGTGGTGCTTCACAGAATTCAGAAGTACAGTCCGCACTCAGAACTCTGGGAAGCAAAGTGGAGGATCTAAGCACATGCAACGACCTGATCTCAAAGCACGGCTCTGCCCTCCAAAG GTCTTTATCAGAACTGGACAGTTTGCGTCTGACTGGAGAAGCAGGGGATAAAATCCGTCAGGTGACTGAGAGAGCCACACTGTTCCGCATCACCTCTAATGCCATGATTAAT GCATGCCGAGACTTCCTGGCACTGGCTCAGGCCCACAGCAAGCGATGGCAGAAAGCCCTGCAAGCAGAGCGAGATCAGCGGGTGAGGCTGGAGGAGACTTTAGAGCAGCTGGCCAAGCAGCACAATCACCTGGAGAGAGCGTTCAGAGGAGCGTCACAGTCTAACACCGCCACAGACAGTAAAA gtgcTTCTGGACCGGGAAAAGGTGAAGCCAGTGACGAAGACGACGACAACGAGTTCTTTGATGCCATGGAAGAAGCTCCTGAGTTTATCACTGTACCTGCAGACCCTCAACTCCACAA ACGGTCGAGCAGTAACGTCAGCGGTTTCAACAGTGAAATGTGTGCTGATGATCAGTCG cTTAACGAGGAGCCTTTAGCGATGAACCAGGAGTCGCCCTCTCAGGAGCTGGTGCCCTTGAAGAAGAGGCGGACACGTATCCCAGACAAACCCAACTACTCTCTCAACCTGTGGAGTATCATGAAGAACTGCATCGGCAAAGAGCTGTCCAAGATCCCGATGCCT GTGAACTTCAATGAGCCCATCTCCATGCTGCAGCGGTTGTCGGAGGACCTCGAGTACCACGAGCTTCTGGATAAGGCCGCCAAGTGCCAGAGCACCCTGGAGCAGATGTGCTACGTGGCCGCCTTCTCCGTGTCCTCTTACTCAACCACCGTCCACCGCACGGGCAAACCCTTCAACCCTCTGCTGGGAGAGACATTCGAACTGGACCGCCGGAGAGAAAGCGGCTACCGCTCCCTCTGCGAGcag GTGAGTCACCACCCTCCTGCAGCAGCTCATCATGTGATCTCCGATCGTGGCTGGACCCTGAGACAGGAAATCACTGTTGCCAGCAAGTTCAGGGGCAAATACCTCTCTATCATGCCTTTAG gCACAATTCACGCTATCTTTGAAAAGGGGAACAATCACTACACATGGAAGAAAGTTACCACCACAGTGCACAACATCATCGTAGGAAAACTATGGATCGATCAG TCAGGAGAGATAGATGTCGTGAACCACACTACAGGAGACCGCTGCCATTTGAAGTTTGCCCCGTACAGCTACTTCTCCAGAGATGTCGCCAGGAAG GTGACGGGTGTAGTGATGGATAAGGATGGCAAGGCCCACTACGTGCTCTCAGGCACATGGGATGAGAAGATGGAGTTTTCCAGAGTGATGCAGAGCAGCCGAGGAGGAGAGAACGGCACTGAGGGCAAACAAAAGACCGTCTACCAAACCCTGAAAGCCAGAGAGGTCTGGAGGAAGAACCCTATACT TGACGGAGCAGAGTCCATGTACTTCTTCACTGCCTTGGCTCTGACCCTAAACGAGCCAGAGGAGGGCATGGCGCCCACCGACAGCCGGCGCCGGCCCGACCAGCGCCTGATGGAAGACGGTCGCTGGGAAGAAGCCAACGCCGAGAAGCAGCGGCTGGAGGAGAAGCAGCGCATCGCCcggcgtgagagagagagggaggctgcCAGCCAACGCACCTCCAGCCAgtcagaggagggggaga CTATCGATGAGGATTCTCTTACTGATCCATCCCTAAAAA GTGCACCTCATGACAGCTATAGAGCGCTTTGGTTCGATCGCTGCGAGGACAAGATCACAGGTGAGCAAGTGCATATCTATAAAGGAGGCTACTGGGAAACCAAGGATCGTGGCACCTGGGAGGGCTGCCCGGACATATTTTGA
- the LOC128383730 gene encoding oxysterol-binding protein 1-like isoform X2: MSEPKTPTPTPAGDTYKGWVFKWTNYIKGYQRRWFVLSNGLLSYYRTQAEMGHTCRGTINLATATITVDDACNFVISNGGAQTYHLKASCEVERQRWITALELAKAKAARMQAESDDSGDDFSPSSPPAAPGQGGASQNSEVQSALRTLGSKVEDLSTCNDLISKHGSALQRSLSELDSLRLTGEAGDKIRQVTERATLFRITSNAMINACRDFLALAQAHSKRWQKALQAERDQRVRLEETLEQLAKQHNHLERAFRGASQSNTATDSKSASGPGKGEASDEDDDNEFFDAMEEAPEFITVPADPQLHKRSSSNVSGFNSEMCADDQSLNEEPLAMNQESPSQELVPLKKRRTRIPDKPNYSLNLWSIMKNCIGKELSKIPMPVNFNEPISMLQRLSEDLEYHELLDKAAKCQSTLEQMCYVAAFSVSSYSTTVHRTGKPFNPLLGETFELDRRRESGYRSLCEQVSHHPPAAAHHVISDRGWTLRQEITVASKFRGKYLSIMPLGTIHAIFEKGNNHYTWKKVTTTVHNIIVGKLWIDQSGEIDVVNHTTGDRCHLKFAPYSYFSRDVARKVTGVVMDKDGKAHYVLSGTWDEKMEFSRVMQSSRGGENGTEGKQKTVYQTLKAREVWRKNPILDGAESMYFFTALALTLNEPEEGMAPTDSRRRPDQRLMEDGRWEEANAEKQRLEEKQRIARREREREAASQRTSSQSEEGESAPHDSYRALWFDRCEDKITGEQVHIYKGGYWETKDRGTWEGCPDIF; the protein is encoded by the exons GACCCAGGCAGAAATGGGCCACACGTGTCGGGGCACTATCAACCTGGCCACGGCAACCATCACTGTGGACGACGCCTGCAACTTTGTCATCTCCAACGGCGGGGCACAGACTTATCACTTGAAAGCCAGCTGCGAGGTGGAACGTCAGCGTTGGATCACCGCCCTGGAGCTGGCCAAAGCCAAAGCAGCCCGCATGCAGGCTGAGTCAG ACGACTCGGGGGACGACTTCTCACCATCGTCTCCTCCGGCGGCGCCTGGACAAGGTGGTGCTTCACAGAATTCAGAAGTACAGTCCGCACTCAGAACTCTGGGAAGCAAAGTGGAGGATCTAAGCACATGCAACGACCTGATCTCAAAGCACGGCTCTGCCCTCCAAAG GTCTTTATCAGAACTGGACAGTTTGCGTCTGACTGGAGAAGCAGGGGATAAAATCCGTCAGGTGACTGAGAGAGCCACACTGTTCCGCATCACCTCTAATGCCATGATTAAT GCATGCCGAGACTTCCTGGCACTGGCTCAGGCCCACAGCAAGCGATGGCAGAAAGCCCTGCAAGCAGAGCGAGATCAGCGGGTGAGGCTGGAGGAGACTTTAGAGCAGCTGGCCAAGCAGCACAATCACCTGGAGAGAGCGTTCAGAGGAGCGTCACAGTCTAACACCGCCACAGACAGTAAAA gtgcTTCTGGACCGGGAAAAGGTGAAGCCAGTGACGAAGACGACGACAACGAGTTCTTTGATGCCATGGAAGAAGCTCCTGAGTTTATCACTGTACCTGCAGACCCTCAACTCCACAA ACGGTCGAGCAGTAACGTCAGCGGTTTCAACAGTGAAATGTGTGCTGATGATCAGTCG cTTAACGAGGAGCCTTTAGCGATGAACCAGGAGTCGCCCTCTCAGGAGCTGGTGCCCTTGAAGAAGAGGCGGACACGTATCCCAGACAAACCCAACTACTCTCTCAACCTGTGGAGTATCATGAAGAACTGCATCGGCAAAGAGCTGTCCAAGATCCCGATGCCT GTGAACTTCAATGAGCCCATCTCCATGCTGCAGCGGTTGTCGGAGGACCTCGAGTACCACGAGCTTCTGGATAAGGCCGCCAAGTGCCAGAGCACCCTGGAGCAGATGTGCTACGTGGCCGCCTTCTCCGTGTCCTCTTACTCAACCACCGTCCACCGCACGGGCAAACCCTTCAACCCTCTGCTGGGAGAGACATTCGAACTGGACCGCCGGAGAGAAAGCGGCTACCGCTCCCTCTGCGAGcag GTGAGTCACCACCCTCCTGCAGCAGCTCATCATGTGATCTCCGATCGTGGCTGGACCCTGAGACAGGAAATCACTGTTGCCAGCAAGTTCAGGGGCAAATACCTCTCTATCATGCCTTTAG gCACAATTCACGCTATCTTTGAAAAGGGGAACAATCACTACACATGGAAGAAAGTTACCACCACAGTGCACAACATCATCGTAGGAAAACTATGGATCGATCAG TCAGGAGAGATAGATGTCGTGAACCACACTACAGGAGACCGCTGCCATTTGAAGTTTGCCCCGTACAGCTACTTCTCCAGAGATGTCGCCAGGAAG GTGACGGGTGTAGTGATGGATAAGGATGGCAAGGCCCACTACGTGCTCTCAGGCACATGGGATGAGAAGATGGAGTTTTCCAGAGTGATGCAGAGCAGCCGAGGAGGAGAGAACGGCACTGAGGGCAAACAAAAGACCGTCTACCAAACCCTGAAAGCCAGAGAGGTCTGGAGGAAGAACCCTATACT TGACGGAGCAGAGTCCATGTACTTCTTCACTGCCTTGGCTCTGACCCTAAACGAGCCAGAGGAGGGCATGGCGCCCACCGACAGCCGGCGCCGGCCCGACCAGCGCCTGATGGAAGACGGTCGCTGGGAAGAAGCCAACGCCGAGAAGCAGCGGCTGGAGGAGAAGCAGCGCATCGCCcggcgtgagagagagagggaggctgcCAGCCAACGCACCTCCAGCCAgtcagaggagggggaga GTGCACCTCATGACAGCTATAGAGCGCTTTGGTTCGATCGCTGCGAGGACAAGATCACAGGTGAGCAAGTGCATATCTATAAAGGAGGCTACTGGGAAACCAAGGATCGTGGCACCTGGGAGGGCTGCCCGGACATATTTTGA